One stretch of Balneola sp. MJW-20 DNA includes these proteins:
- the moaA gene encoding GTP 3',8-cyclase MoaA — protein sequence MKPKIIDNFGREHTYLRISLTDRCNLRCFYCMPEDGIELVDKPNIMTLEEIIGISREFVDLGVDTIRLTGGEPLIRKNFSFLARELSNLGVTLKITTNGIVLDKYLDLFEEIGLKRINISLDTLDKAKSVFITKRDYFGRIMANVCECLKRGFDIKLNVVLINDVNDDEINDFIRLTESEHLDIKFIEFMPFKGNEWDWSKGVSEQRILDTVSEEFGKLTKLEDPAHSTSRNFRVKGYKGSFGIVSTVTNPFCAGCNRIRLTADGKMKNCLFAVSETDLLTPFRKGSSIQPVILNSIKEKKFSRDGMDLKMDADHYEQNRSMTSIGG from the coding sequence GACCGGTGTAATCTGAGGTGTTTTTACTGCATGCCGGAAGATGGGATCGAGCTGGTCGATAAGCCGAATATCATGACCCTGGAAGAGATCATCGGTATCTCAAGAGAGTTTGTGGATTTGGGAGTGGACACGATACGACTTACCGGCGGTGAACCGTTGATCCGAAAGAATTTTAGTTTTCTGGCCAGAGAACTCAGTAACCTTGGAGTGACCCTCAAGATCACTACCAACGGTATCGTGCTTGATAAATACCTGGATCTGTTTGAAGAGATCGGTCTTAAAAGGATCAATATAAGCCTGGATACACTGGATAAAGCAAAATCAGTATTTATTACCAAGCGCGATTATTTCGGTCGCATAATGGCGAATGTCTGTGAATGCCTGAAGCGTGGATTTGATATCAAGCTTAATGTGGTTCTTATCAATGATGTAAATGACGATGAGATCAATGATTTCATCCGTCTCACGGAAAGTGAGCATCTGGATATCAAATTTATCGAGTTCATGCCTTTTAAAGGGAATGAATGGGACTGGAGTAAGGGAGTCAGTGAACAGAGGATCCTGGATACGGTGAGTGAGGAATTCGGAAAGCTGACCAAACTGGAAGATCCTGCTCACAGCACATCCAGAAATTTTAGGGTCAAGGGCTATAAGGGATCCTTCGGAATTGTGAGTACCGTTACGAATCCATTCTGTGCGGGCTGTAACCGAATCCGCCTGACAGCAGATGGAAAGATGAAAAACTGTCTTTTTGCCGTATCCGAAACGGACTTGCTGACTCCATTCAGAAAAGGGAGCAGCATTCAGCCGGTGATCCTGAACTCTATTAAAGAAAAGAAATTCTCCCGCGACGGAATGGATCTGAAGATGGATGCAGACCACTACGAGCAGAACCGGTCTATGACCTCGATCGGAGGCTGA
- the glp gene encoding gephyrin-like molybdotransferase Glp, with protein MISIEEALQHIQQQAVKPNREMVSLDHASGYILAEEIRAPFDLPSFDNSAMDGYAVCGDHSVFTIIGEVAAGSTEAHSLRDGEAMRIFTGGKVPQNTTAVIMQEKTDVAGDQLRIEGRVESGRNIRRKGNELSEGQLVFEAGHRINPPSAGLIASLGFDKIAVYKKPTVTIIATGDELIDPGQERKEGQIYDSNSKVLSMVLHDFGYEAAAIHKIKDELAATRSGIEAALRSCDVLLISGGISVGDYDFTKQALEDNGVEQVFYKVFQKPGKPLYFGKKGDQYVFALPGNPASSLTCFYVYVLPMLQRLCGGKGQGLKRIDLPLSHDYVVSYDRPVFLKTKVNENEAEILDGQGSSMIHSMAQGNALAYVKGPADLKAGDKVQCLLME; from the coding sequence ATGATCTCCATAGAAGAAGCCCTGCAGCATATACAGCAACAAGCGGTCAAGCCAAACCGTGAAATGGTCTCTCTGGATCATGCATCAGGATATATCCTGGCTGAAGAGATCCGGGCGCCGTTCGACCTTCCTTCTTTTGATAATTCAGCCATGGATGGTTATGCAGTCTGCGGCGATCATTCAGTATTTACCATCATCGGGGAAGTTGCTGCCGGTAGTACAGAAGCTCACTCGTTAAGAGACGGAGAAGCTATGCGGATCTTTACCGGTGGTAAGGTCCCACAGAATACAACGGCTGTTATCATGCAGGAGAAGACCGATGTAGCAGGAGATCAGCTGAGAATTGAAGGTAGAGTAGAGTCAGGCAGGAATATTCGGCGCAAAGGAAATGAGCTCTCTGAGGGTCAGCTGGTATTTGAAGCGGGACATCGGATTAACCCCCCGTCTGCGGGCCTGATTGCTTCCCTTGGATTTGATAAGATCGCCGTTTACAAAAAACCGACTGTGACCATTATTGCCACCGGAGATGAACTGATCGATCCCGGGCAAGAGCGAAAAGAGGGACAGATCTATGATTCCAACTCTAAAGTGCTTTCAATGGTGCTGCATGACTTCGGTTATGAAGCTGCGGCGATCCATAAAATAAAGGATGAACTGGCTGCCACCCGGAGTGGAATTGAAGCTGCTCTCAGGAGTTGTGATGTTTTGCTGATCTCAGGAGGCATCTCAGTGGGCGATTATGACTTCACCAAACAAGCCCTGGAAGATAACGGCGTGGAACAGGTATTTTATAAGGTGTTTCAGAAGCCCGGGAAACCACTGTATTTCGGGAAAAAAGGGGATCAATATGTATTTGCCTTACCTGGTAACCCAGCGTCTTCTTTAACCTGTTTCTATGTGTATGTGTTGCCTATGTTGCAACGCTTATGCGGTGGAAAAGGTCAGGGTCTGAAGCGTATCGATCTGCCACTATCTCATGATTATGTGGTAAGCTATGACCGCCCGGTATTCCTGAAGACTAAAGTAAATGAAAATGAAGCTGAGATCCTGGATGGACAGGGATCTTCGATGATCCATTCGATGGCTCAGGGCAATGCACTGGCATATGTTAAAGGCCCTGCTGACCTGAAGGCAGGGGATAAGGTCCAATGTTTATTGATGGAATGA
- a CDS encoding Bor/Iss family lipoprotein, with protein sequence MRIIKILPFVLVMFMLSSCFHAKVTTGKQPSSTVIDKPWAHGFIFGLVPPDEVSVASQCPNGAAIVETQISFLNGLVSAITFNLYTPMQITVTCAAGGSMSAIEGAEIVVPEGSTDKEVIEAVDKASKESVKTGNPVMIRFE encoded by the coding sequence ATGAGAATCATTAAAATTCTACCTTTTGTATTAGTAATGTTCATGCTTAGTTCATGCTTCCATGCAAAAGTAACCACGGGTAAACAGCCATCCTCAACGGTGATAGACAAACCATGGGCACATGGATTCATTTTTGGGTTGGTTCCCCCAGATGAAGTCAGTGTGGCCAGTCAGTGTCCGAACGGGGCTGCTATTGTTGAAACTCAGATCAGTTTCCTCAACGGTCTCGTCTCAGCTATTACTTTTAATCTTTATACTCCCATGCAGATCACGGTAACCTGTGCTGCAGGCGGAAGTATGTCAGCAATAGAAGGCGCAGAGATCGTAGTGCCGGAAGGTTCTACCGACAAGGAAGTCATTGAGGCAGTTGATAAAGCTTCCAAAGAATCCGTCAAAACCGGTAATCCGGTTATGATACGATTTGAATAA
- a CDS encoding GWxTD domain-containing protein has translation MFDSAPRLRRLAILFLGVFITAFGKPDTGIYEEGLSARDNGQIMKALDIWYSVVKSSGPDDYDPRIGFAYIELVTQREMKQNYRKANEMYFWALNGLKMSEFKEVYEAELNRISPLITPKQRKAFQKDLNNEDPAFFDDIIQVWNQLDPTPITPYNERLMEHWERIGEIKRRYAGTNYGLEEMLDKDSRAETYIKYGEPDRLRKGVLSYNVASVKRWIRERMSDNPTPFQPNSSENRFQNQLENQLEDQIRSYHSNQEYEVWIYQNPSYYSDKVVYIFGSDNAGRSFKMKRSVEDFIPHAAFSMGQRNKIAVDLTVNESSVAAIDGEGDGLVSGTSVNPNDTQVNFGENITPAVIMQLMYYEQLLAIDELFANSYDNIVASYADFTNPLSISLASSARNRNIGAVARLQSSMPEQKSEIINKVSEIDIEAFPYRFLDKENKPYTIFFVQSDAYKAFSTDYFNNKYYNEEQEKLKNYVYQHELRVFDEKWNPKTSLTYKPLLDVNFNIQKADAGSVFILPFTSVDDQVVLAATLYNQDPDAISPVKNTPFDDELRGLGKTITNSPYPLENDVFMMSDIVLGYQKLENDKLQFPFIINNKNEIPIGENLVFYFEVYNINMQSSGTGKFTLELNMIPKRRGLYRLFNRNNGSVGLTLNFESAEALFSEVIEMQTANLEAGNYTLRIKATESSTNEVVEREIDIMVSDSPDEGEN, from the coding sequence ATGTTTGATTCAGCTCCACGCCTGAGAAGGCTTGCCATTCTTTTTTTAGGAGTATTTATAACAGCATTTGGTAAGCCGGATACCGGTATCTATGAAGAAGGATTGTCTGCAAGAGACAATGGACAAATAATGAAGGCTTTGGATATCTGGTACTCTGTTGTAAAATCATCAGGTCCGGATGATTATGATCCGAGAATAGGTTTTGCATATATAGAGCTTGTGACTCAGCGAGAGATGAAGCAGAATTACAGGAAGGCTAATGAGATGTATTTTTGGGCATTGAACGGCCTGAAAATGTCAGAATTTAAAGAAGTCTATGAAGCCGAACTGAATCGTATCTCACCTCTTATCACGCCTAAGCAAAGAAAAGCTTTTCAGAAAGATCTGAATAACGAAGATCCTGCATTTTTTGATGATATAATTCAGGTCTGGAACCAGTTGGATCCCACACCTATTACTCCCTACAACGAACGCTTAATGGAGCATTGGGAAAGAATAGGAGAGATCAAGAGAAGGTATGCGGGTACGAATTACGGACTCGAAGAAATGCTGGATAAGGATTCGAGAGCAGAAACTTATATTAAATACGGTGAACCGGATCGTCTGAGAAAGGGAGTTTTGTCATATAACGTCGCATCGGTAAAACGTTGGATAAGAGAGCGGATGTCAGATAATCCCACGCCATTTCAGCCGAACAGCAGCGAGAACCGGTTTCAGAATCAGCTGGAAAACCAGCTTGAAGATCAGATCAGAAGTTATCACTCAAATCAGGAATACGAGGTCTGGATTTATCAGAACCCTAGTTATTACAGCGATAAGGTAGTTTATATATTTGGCAGCGATAACGCCGGGCGATCATTCAAAATGAAAAGAAGTGTGGAAGATTTTATCCCGCATGCGGCTTTCAGTATGGGGCAAAGAAATAAGATCGCCGTCGACCTTACCGTAAATGAAAGTTCAGTAGCTGCTATTGATGGTGAAGGGGACGGATTGGTGTCGGGTACTTCAGTTAATCCCAACGATACGCAGGTTAATTTCGGGGAGAATATAACCCCGGCTGTGATCATGCAGCTTATGTATTATGAGCAATTACTTGCAATCGATGAGCTGTTTGCAAATTCCTATGATAATATTGTTGCATCCTACGCAGATTTCACGAATCCTCTGAGTATTTCCCTGGCAAGCAGCGCAAGGAACAGGAATATCGGTGCAGTAGCCCGTTTGCAGTCCTCAATGCCGGAACAGAAATCAGAGATCATCAACAAAGTAAGTGAAATTGATATAGAGGCTTTTCCCTATCGCTTCCTCGATAAAGAGAATAAGCCGTACACTATTTTCTTTGTTCAAAGTGATGCTTATAAAGCTTTCTCTACCGATTATTTTAATAATAAGTATTACAATGAGGAGCAGGAGAAACTTAAGAACTACGTTTATCAGCACGAATTGAGAGTTTTTGATGAGAAATGGAATCCTAAAACGAGCCTCACCTATAAACCCTTACTGGACGTGAATTTCAATATCCAAAAAGCTGATGCCGGTTCGGTCTTTATTCTTCCGTTCACATCTGTTGATGATCAGGTTGTACTGGCAGCAACATTATATAATCAGGACCCGGATGCGATATCTCCTGTAAAGAATACTCCGTTTGATGATGAACTCAGAGGTTTAGGCAAAACGATCACAAACAGCCCCTATCCACTGGAAAATGATGTATTCATGATGAGTGACATCGTTCTTGGATATCAAAAGCTTGAGAATGATAAACTGCAGTTTCCATTTATTATCAATAATAAAAATGAAATACCCATAGGAGAGAACCTGGTATTTTATTTTGAAGTGTACAATATCAATATGCAGTCCTCCGGTACCGGTAAATTCACTTTGGAGCTTAATATGATACCCAAAAGACGGGGACTATACCGGTTATTCAACCGCAATAATGGCAGCGTTGGGCTAACTCTGAACTTTGAGAGTGCAGAAGCACTATTCAGTGAAGTGATCGAGATGCAAACTGCTAACCTTGAGGCAGGTAATTATACACTGCGCATCAAGGCAACAGAGAGCTCAACCAACGAAGTGGTTGAAAGGGAAATTGATATTATGGTATCTGATTCCCCGGATGAGGGAGAAAACTAA
- a CDS encoding MOSC domain-containing protein: MKIESIHIGRTKEVVHNNESIRTGIFKELVFGAQFVTKTGIRGDEQANLKVHGGIYKAVYAYPSEHYEFWKSKRPDLEFSPGRFGENLCVSGMDENEVCVGDEFQVGEVILKVTTPRMPCSKLGIKMGDMGFVKEFLQAERSGFYFSVLKEGEIEAGENISKIGDDGHGLSIKECVQLFTERKKDKELLNKAISCPSLIDSWKEDFSTQLQNIQSDS; this comes from the coding sequence ATGAAAATTGAATCTATACACATTGGCAGAACAAAAGAAGTGGTTCACAATAACGAAAGCATTCGCACCGGTATCTTTAAAGAATTAGTATTCGGTGCTCAGTTTGTGACCAAAACCGGAATCAGGGGAGATGAGCAAGCTAATCTGAAAGTACATGGAGGCATCTATAAAGCGGTATACGCGTATCCTTCTGAGCATTACGAATTTTGGAAAAGTAAGAGACCGGATCTTGAATTCAGTCCCGGACGATTTGGTGAGAATCTGTGCGTATCCGGAATGGATGAAAATGAAGTATGTGTGGGTGATGAGTTTCAGGTAGGAGAGGTTATTCTCAAAGTCACAACTCCGCGTATGCCCTGCTCTAAGCTGGGGATCAAAATGGGTGATATGGGTTTTGTGAAGGAATTCCTGCAGGCAGAAAGAAGCGGATTTTATTTTAGTGTGCTTAAGGAAGGAGAGATTGAAGCCGGAGAAAATATTTCTAAGATCGGTGATGATGGTCACGGGCTAAGCATAAAAGAGTGCGTGCAGTTATTCACGGAGCGAAAAAAGGATAAAGAGCTACTCAATAAAGCGATCAGCTGCCCAAGCCTGATCGACAGCTGGAAGGAGGACTTTAGTACTCAGCTGCAGAATATTCAGAGTGATAGTTGA
- a CDS encoding sulfite exporter TauE/SafE family protein, producing MPVEILLPVLFFLVALCYSSVGFGGGSSYLAILGIFLTDFHEIRSTALILNLTVVSVGTIMYMRNRVFDWRAFWPFLVSSIPMAYLGAQLRLTEQVFFMILGSLLLLAGVALIYKFMKTQYEHREFSTSRRLGLGGAIGLFAGVSGIGGGIYLSPILNMLGWKDARKIASLASIFILVNSAAGLTGLLVSGTFSYDPDLLLTLVIGVFGGGLLGSYLSNSKFNTRILGLLTAVLVIYVGLRLILLHSLGIKI from the coding sequence ATGCCTGTAGAGATCCTGCTTCCAGTCCTGTTCTTTCTTGTCGCCCTATGCTATTCTTCAGTAGGTTTCGGCGGAGGATCAAGCTACCTCGCGATCCTGGGTATATTTCTGACCGATTTTCACGAAATAAGATCCACAGCACTAATACTTAATCTTACCGTGGTTTCGGTGGGTACTATCATGTATATGCGAAACCGGGTATTCGACTGGAGGGCCTTCTGGCCCTTTCTGGTCAGCAGTATCCCGATGGCCTACCTGGGAGCACAGCTTCGGCTCACCGAACAGGTTTTCTTTATGATTTTAGGCAGTTTGCTCCTACTTGCCGGGGTCGCCCTGATCTACAAGTTTATGAAGACTCAGTATGAGCACAGAGAATTCAGTACTAGCCGGCGCCTGGGACTCGGTGGTGCAATAGGATTATTTGCAGGAGTTTCCGGAATAGGAGGAGGTATCTATCTTTCTCCCATACTGAATATGCTTGGGTGGAAAGATGCCCGTAAAATAGCCTCCCTGGCATCTATTTTTATCCTGGTTAACTCTGCCGCCGGGCTGACAGGTCTGCTGGTCTCGGGTACTTTTAGCTATGATCCTGATCTTCTCCTAACACTGGTGATCGGAGTTTTTGGCGGCGGGCTCCTTGGATCATACCTGTCTAATAGTAAATTCAATACCAGGATCCTTGGATTACTGACAGCGGTTCTTGTGATTTATGTAGGACTGCGGCTTATCTTGCTGCACAGCCTGGGAATTAAAATATGA